Proteins encoded within one genomic window of Candidatus Methylomirabilota bacterium:
- a CDS encoding response regulator → LTAHAMSDDRAKALAAGCDDFDTKPIDLARLLEKIEALLGSRPTP, encoded by the coding sequence GCTGACCGCGCATGCGATGTCGGACGACCGCGCGAAGGCCCTGGCCGCCGGATGCGATGACTTCGACACCAAGCCGATCGACCTGGCGCGGCTCCTGGAGAAGATCGAAGCGCTCCTCGGGAGCCGCCCGACACCGTGA